Proteins encoded together in one Amphritea japonica ATCC BAA-1530 window:
- a CDS encoding LuxR C-terminal-related transcriptional regulator: MQSNRAQQCAADHWQKDLAALIDTIRLPSFGGLLEKFLASQCHFDTLLMVTYKKSLKPLILHPTNPAEQSLTLHNYINRSYILDPLFNAIQSGNLGEGVSRLIDIAPDSFETTRYYQSCYKEFDLIDEINLVIELDPKVNCAISLGRKTSRGTITRAELTRLNDIYPVVQSIIRQFWLSQSQEFVKYEKSEGPMNQAISTFGSGVLTPREQQIAGLILQGHSSKAIANMLEISLGTVKVHRKNIHTRLNTSTQADIFTLFLAHLKELDPTASI, translated from the coding sequence ATGCAAAGCAACCGAGCTCAGCAATGTGCGGCTGACCACTGGCAAAAGGACCTTGCTGCACTTATAGACACAATACGTCTGCCCAGCTTTGGCGGCCTGCTAGAAAAATTTCTAGCCAGCCAGTGTCACTTTGATACCCTGCTGATGGTAACCTATAAAAAGTCCCTGAAGCCGCTCATTCTTCATCCAACCAACCCGGCCGAACAAAGCCTGACTCTCCACAACTACATCAACCGTTCCTATATTCTCGACCCTCTTTTCAACGCGATCCAGAGTGGTAACCTGGGGGAAGGCGTCAGTCGGTTGATCGACATTGCACCGGATAGTTTTGAAACAACCCGCTACTATCAGAGCTGCTATAAAGAGTTCGACCTGATCGATGAGATCAACCTGGTGATCGAGCTGGACCCTAAGGTTAACTGTGCAATTTCACTGGGGCGAAAAACCAGCCGGGGCACCATAACCCGAGCGGAGTTAACCCGTCTTAACGATATTTATCCGGTGGTTCAATCGATTATTCGTCAATTTTGGTTATCTCAATCCCAGGAATTTGTGAAATACGAAAAGTCAGAAGGCCCGATGAATCAGGCCATCAGCACCTTCGGCAGCGGTGTTCTGACTCCGCGAGAACAACAAATTGCCGGTCTTATACTGCAGGGACACTCCTCAAAGGCGATCGCTAACATGCTGGAGATCAGCCTGGGCACCGTAAAAGTCCATCGCAAGAACATCCATACCCGCCTGAATACCTCCACCCAGGCCGATATTTTCACCCTGTTCCTGGCGCATCTTAAAGAGCTGGATCCAACAGCTAGCATCTGA
- a CDS encoding RDD family protein, translated as MNDDNIYSAPEANLEVTEEFELVLASRWTRFWAALLDTLFLSIVFVPAMYLLGIWDQLMADQLSTMSDILLSALVLVAYIILNSYLLANSGQTIGKKLLNIRVVDFETEELLPFWKIVGVRYIPFFILSQIPAAGQTIGLIDSLFIFKKDKRCLHDLLANTKVVKL; from the coding sequence ATGAATGATGACAATATCTATTCCGCCCCTGAAGCTAATTTAGAAGTCACTGAAGAGTTTGAGCTGGTACTGGCCAGCCGGTGGACCCGGTTTTGGGCTGCCTTACTCGACACTCTTTTTCTATCGATCGTATTCGTCCCTGCGATGTACTTACTCGGTATATGGGATCAGTTAATGGCAGATCAGCTATCAACAATGTCAGATATATTACTGAGTGCACTGGTTCTGGTTGCTTATATTATTCTTAATAGCTATTTACTGGCTAACTCGGGACAGACCATTGGGAAGAAGCTGCTGAATATCCGAGTCGTTGATTTTGAAACTGAAGAGTTGCTACCGTTCTGGAAAATTGTCGGTGTACGCTACATACCCTTTTTTATTCTCAGCCAGATACCCGCGGCTGGACAAACAATCGGCTTAATTGATTCCCTTTTTATCTTCAAAAAAGAC